Genomic window (Paenibacillus sp. PK3_47):
GTACCGCTGTGGGCAGGGCGGATGAAGAACCAGCGCCTGCTTGTCATTATTGCTTCCAGTCTGTTTGTGCTGGGAATTATGGGCATCTGGCTTGGCAGTACGGCCTGGATGGCGGTGTGGGCGGTTTGTATCGGCATTGCCGGCGGATTTGCTTTTGGCCTGGCAATGATGTTCTTCAGCCTGCGGACCCGCAATACTCAGGAGGCAAGCGAGCTGTCAGGGATGGCCCAGTCAGTCGGATACCTCCTGGCAGCGATGGGGCCGGCGCTCTTCGGGCTGATTCATGACGCCTCCGGAAGCTGGAATATTCCGCTTGCGCTGCTTGCCGCTGCGGGTGTGATGCTGCTCCTGGCAGGCCTCGGTGCCGGAAGGGACAAGCAGGTCTGATAAAGGTTATGCAGCAGAAAGCACCGGAATGAACACAGCTGCCTTCGCGGTTTATAGTTTTATGGCAGATACCCGGATTCTCCGGTAATCCATCACCCATTTGCCGTCCCGGAACAGCTGCGGCTTCAGCTCGCGTACCATGATCGCCAGCACTTCTTCGCGCTGCCCGGCGGTAAGCACACTGAGGATGCCGTCTGCAAAAGTGTTCAGCCAGCGGCCAAAACCTTCCTCACCGCCGGTAAGTGGTGTCGGTCTGTCGTAACAGAGTGCCAGCTGAGGAATCAGTCCGCTCTGTTCCAGCAGTGTGGTGTACCCGGCGATGCCGGGAAAATACCAGGGCAGTTCAAGCCGATCAGCGCATCCGATGGCAGCAAATGCATGCGGCAGCCCTTCGACGACTGAGGCAATATTGCCCTGGCCGCCAAATTCGGCAATGAAGCGGCCGCCAGGCCGCAGGCTCCCGGCAATGCTGGCCGCCGCGCCCTGTGCATCCCGCAGCCAGTGAAGCGCTGCGTTGCTGAAG
Coding sequences:
- a CDS encoding methyltransferase domain-containing protein, with product MTQQWNSGTYDTDMAFVSRFGESLIDLLKPQPGEVILDWGCGTGDLAAAIAGYGAVVSGIDASPEMIAAARSKHPELNFILADGQNYRAETPADAVFSNAALHWLRDAQGAAASIAGSLRPGGRFIAEFGGQGNIASVVEGLPHAFAAIGCADRLELPWYFPGIAGYTTLLEQSGLIPQLALCYDRPTPLTGGEEGFGRWLNTFADGILSVLTAGQREEVLAIMVRELKPQLFRDGKWVMDYRRIRVSAIKL